GGCGCAGGACTTGTTGGTGCCGATGAACCCGTTGGGGCCGCGTTTGATCCAGCCGGCCACGTACACGCCCGGCCGGACCCGGCCCCGGTCGTGGGGCACCGTACCGGTCGCCTCGTCGAACGGGAGGCCGGGGACGGGTCGGGCGCGGTAGCCGATCGCGCGCAGGACGAGCGACGTCTCGATGGTCTCGATGCTCCCGGCGGTCTCGGCGGCGTCGTCGGCGCGCGGTCCGGTCCGTACGACCGTCAGGCCGGTCACCCGGTCGTCGCCGAGGATGCGCACGGGGCTCGTCCGGAAGCGCAGGACGATGCGCCGCCGCCCCGGTACGGGGGTCCGGGCGGCCAGCTCGGCGAGCACCCCGGTCTTGGGGGTGGCGTCCGCGGGCACATCGGCCGGCCAGCCCTCGACGAGGACGTCGACGCCGTCGAGCGCGGCGAGGGCGAGCAGTTCCGGCAGGGTGAACGCGGCCTCGGCCGGTCCGCGGCGCCCGAGGACGACGACCTCGCGGACGCGGCTCGTACGCAGCGCGGCGAGCGCCCGGTCGGAGATGTCGGTGCGTGCCAGGGTGTCGGGGTCGGCGGTCAGGATGCGGGCCACGTCCAGGGCCACGTTGCCGTTGCCGATGACGACGGCCCGCTCGCCGTCCAGGGCGTAGCGGTCGTCGCCGTGGTCGGGGTGGCCGTTGTACCAGGCCGTGAAGTCGGTGGCGGAGACGCTGCCGGGCAGTTCCTCGCCGTCGATGCCGAGCCGCCGGTCCGTGGCCGCGCCCACGGCGTAGATCACGGCGTGGTGGTCGCGGACCAGGTCCTCGTGGTGCAGGTCGCGGCCGATCTCCGTGTTGAGCCGGTACGAGAAGCCGGGCTGGCTCTCGACGGCCCGGAAGAGCCGGGCGACCTGCTTGGTGTCCTGGTGGTCGGGCGCCACTCCCACGCGGGCGAGTCCGTACGGGGTGGGCAGCCGGTCGTGGACGGTCACGGTCACGCCCGGATGCCGGAGCAGTTCGTCGGCGGCGAAGAGCCCGGCCGGCCCGGCACCGACGACGGCGACCCGCAACTCGGTTGCGGACGTGCGGCGTTGAGGGGGCACGAGGGCCATCGGGGTGCGGTCCTCGTGCGGATGGGCGTCGTAGTAGGCGCGGTTGAGTTCGAGGAACGGCAACTCCGCTTCCGTGAGCCCGGTGTGCGGCTTGAGCGCGTCCACCGGGCAGGCCGTCGTGCAGGCGCCGCAGTCGACGCAGGTGCGGGGGTCGACGTACAGCATTTCGGTCTGCCCGAAGCCCGGTTCGCCGGGGGCGGGGTGGATGCAGTTGACCGGGCAGGCGAGGACGCAGGAGGCGTCGGCGCAGCACGACCGGGTGACGACGTAGGTCATGGTTCTCCCTTCGGGGGACCTGTCGGTCGCGTCAGGCGGCGTGCGGGGCGGGTTCGCCGCGGTGGCGGGACGGGCGGCCGTCGATGCGCAGCGCCTTCCAGACCCGCCGTGAGGTCCTGTTCATCAGGCCGATGTCCTCGGCGAGCATCCGCACGTCGGAGAAGAGGTCGCGGAGCATTTTCTGGCCGTCGGGCGACTTCCAGAAGATGTCCTTGATCACCCGGTGGGGCACGCCTATCGTCTCGGCGGTCTTCCGGTCGGGGACCATGATGACGTCGCCGAGCACCCGCATGATCACCGGGAAGGCGATCGACAGCGCGCCCCGGCGCGCCCTGCCGTAGCCGGGGACCTTGACGCGCAGGAACTCGTGGGCGAAGGAGATGTGCCGGGCCTCCTCGGCGACGTGGATCTGCATGAGCCGGCGCATCAGCGGGTGCATGTCCTCGCCGCCGCGCAGGATCGCCTTCTGGAGGTGGTCGATGGGCTCCTCGCCGGCGAGGACGCCGGTGAAGAAGGACTCGGGGATCAGCGAGCCGGCCAGCGGCAGGAAGCGGCTGAGGACGCGGAAGGAGCGCCGCCCGCCGGGCACGTCGGCGCCCGCCCGGTTCACGAAC
The DNA window shown above is from Streptomyces vietnamensis and carries:
- a CDS encoding FAD-dependent oxidoreductase codes for the protein MTYVVTRSCCADASCVLACPVNCIHPAPGEPGFGQTEMLYVDPRTCVDCGACTTACPVDALKPHTGLTEAELPFLELNRAYYDAHPHEDRTPMALVPPQRRTSATELRVAVVGAGPAGLFAADELLRHPGVTVTVHDRLPTPYGLARVGVAPDHQDTKQVARLFRAVESQPGFSYRLNTEIGRDLHHEDLVRDHHAVIYAVGAATDRRLGIDGEELPGSVSATDFTAWYNGHPDHGDDRYALDGERAVVIGNGNVALDVARILTADPDTLARTDISDRALAALRTSRVREVVVLGRRGPAEAAFTLPELLALAALDGVDVLVEGWPADVPADATPKTGVLAELAARTPVPGRRRIVLRFRTSPVRILGDDRVTGLTVVRTGPRADDAAETAGSIETIETSLVLRAIGYRARPVPGLPFDEATGTVPHDRGRVRPGVYVAGWIKRGPNGFIGTNKSCAQETVSALLDDLEAGLLTAPAAPGSGAHPGAVGLDGWRAIDEEERAEGRLQGRPRVKIVDREALLAAARSVPARRPRR
- a CDS encoding AurF N-oxygenase family protein, translating into MQRYHERLRTLSEASVHIHFDAFTDIDWDHPDFAIDPADPRWVLPAADPLGGHPWYQEQPLEVRTRIGLWRYANIVKVGMQFENVLIRGVMDYLFSLPNQDPEFRYLTHEVTEECHHTQMFQEFVNRAGADVPGGRRSFRVLSRFLPLAGSLIPESFFTGVLAGEEPIDHLQKAILRGGEDMHPLMRRLMQIHVAEEARHISFAHEFLRVKVPGYGRARRGALSIAFPVIMRVLGDVIMVPDRKTAETIGVPHRVIKDIFWKSPDGQKMLRDLFSDVRMLAEDIGLMNRTSRRVWKALRIDGRPSRHRGEPAPHAA